A window of Psychromonas sp. CNPT3 contains these coding sequences:
- a CDS encoding substrate-binding domain-containing protein gives MATIKDVAKYAQVSTSTVSHVLNKTRYVSPDITARVMLGVETLNYTPSALARSLKLKNTRTLGMLVTTSTNPFFAEVVKGVERRCYEEGYSLLLCNTEGDSERLSCNIDMLLQKKVDGLLLMSGDLSCQKVDIFAKHATIPTVVLDLGEPNFPCDKIQDNSFLGGYLATQHFIEKGHTQIACITGFLNKQASKMRLLGYKKAMQEARLDIKSRWIVSADFECAGGMQAFDKIYNSGTLPSAIFVCNDMMAMGVISAASKRGLRVPDDLSIIGYDDIQLAEFLIPPLTTIHQAKFNLGRQAFNTLLDKIKTQRSEDVDIDLEPILITRSSVKDMR, from the coding sequence ATGGCAACAATCAAAGATGTGGCAAAATACGCACAGGTTTCAACGTCAACGGTGAGTCATGTGCTTAATAAAACCCGATATGTCAGCCCTGATATTACGGCGCGCGTTATGCTGGGCGTCGAAACCTTAAATTATACGCCCTCGGCACTTGCTCGTAGCTTAAAGTTAAAAAACACACGTACCTTAGGTATGTTGGTTACCACTTCAACCAATCCTTTTTTTGCGGAAGTCGTAAAGGGAGTGGAAAGACGTTGTTATGAAGAGGGCTATAGCTTACTTTTATGTAATACGGAAGGTGATAGCGAACGTCTGAGTTGTAACATTGATATGTTATTACAAAAAAAAGTGGATGGTTTATTACTCATGAGTGGTGATCTTTCTTGTCAAAAAGTCGATATTTTTGCAAAACATGCCACTATTCCAACCGTGGTACTCGATTTAGGTGAGCCTAATTTTCCCTGTGATAAAATTCAAGATAATTCGTTTTTAGGCGGGTATTTAGCCACTCAACACTTTATCGAAAAAGGCCATACGCAGATTGCATGTATTACGGGGTTTTTAAATAAACAAGCGTCAAAAATGCGTTTACTTGGCTATAAAAAAGCGATGCAAGAAGCGCGCTTAGACATTAAGTCTCGTTGGATTGTTTCTGCTGATTTTGAGTGTGCTGGTGGCATGCAAGCGTTCGATAAAATATATAACAGTGGCACATTACCGAGTGCCATTTTTGTGTGTAACGATATGATGGCGATGGGCGTTATTAGCGCTGCGTCGAAACGTGGACTGCGCGTGCCCGATGATCTTTCTATTATTGGTTATGATGATATCCAGTTGGCTGAATTTCTTATTCCCCCTTTAACGACTATTCATCAAGCAAAATTTAACTTAGGTCGTCAGGCGTTTAATACCTTACTCGATAAAATAAAAACACAGCGTAGTGAAGATGTGGACATAGACTTAGAGCCTATATTGATAACGCGCAGTAGCGTCAAAGATATGCGCTAA
- the galK gene encoding galactokinase: MNTLAEQVKTKFNALFAYAPSHIIQAPGRVNIIGEHTDYNDGFVLPCAIDFKTVVAASKRDDNIVRVIALDYDAQQDEFSLDEEISFEPDLMWANYIRGVIKCLQSRGYQFQGVDLVVSGNVPQGAGLSSSAALEVVIGATFNTLYDLNMSTAEIALNGQQAENEFVGCNCGIMDQLISAQGKIDHALLIDCRSLQTTAVSMPKDIAIMIINSNKTRGLVDSEYNTRRLQCEQAASFFGVKALRDVSMQQFEQRAAGLDDVTAKRARHVISENARTQEAAKALIAGDLRLLGKLMQDSHISMRDDFEITVKEIDLIVDIVKKEMGDQGGVRMTGGGFGGCVVALVPPALVEPIKAALALNYESATGLKECVYVCKAQAGVSTL; this comes from the coding sequence ATGAATACATTAGCAGAGCAAGTAAAAACTAAATTTAATGCGCTATTCGCATATGCACCTAGCCATATCATACAGGCACCTGGCAGAGTGAATATTATTGGTGAGCATACCGATTATAATGATGGCTTTGTTTTACCGTGCGCCATTGATTTTAAAACGGTAGTCGCAGCCTCTAAACGTGATGACAATATAGTACGGGTTATTGCACTCGATTATGACGCACAACAAGATGAGTTTTCATTAGATGAAGAGATCTCATTTGAGCCGGATCTTATGTGGGCTAATTATATTCGTGGCGTGATCAAATGCTTACAAAGCCGTGGCTATCAATTTCAAGGTGTTGATCTTGTCGTCAGTGGTAATGTGCCTCAAGGGGCTGGATTAAGCTCTTCAGCGGCTCTTGAAGTAGTTATTGGTGCCACATTTAATACTTTATATGATTTAAACATGAGCACGGCAGAGATAGCGTTAAATGGTCAACAAGCTGAAAATGAGTTTGTGGGCTGTAATTGTGGGATCATGGATCAATTGATTTCAGCGCAAGGTAAAATCGATCATGCGCTATTAATTGATTGTCGCTCGTTGCAAACAACGGCCGTTTCAATGCCCAAAGATATTGCAATCATGATCATTAATAGTAATAAAACACGTGGGCTGGTGGACAGTGAATACAATACGCGTCGCCTGCAATGTGAACAAGCAGCGTCGTTTTTTGGCGTTAAAGCGTTACGTGATGTTTCAATGCAACAATTTGAGCAACGTGCTGCGGGCCTTGATGATGTTACGGCGAAACGTGCGCGCCATGTGATCAGTGAAAATGCTCGCACGCAAGAGGCAGCTAAAGCCTTGATAGCGGGGGATCTGCGTTTATTAGGAAAATTAATGCAAGATTCACATATCTCAATGCGCGATGATTTTGAAATTACCGTAAAAGAAATTGATCTGATTGTCGATATTGTAAAAAAAGAAATGGGAGATCAAGGTGGTGTGCGTATGACAGGGGGCGGTTTTGGTGGCTGCGTCGTGGCTTTAGTACCGCCTGCATTGGTTGAGCCGATAAAAGCTGCGTTGGCATTAAACTATGAGAGTGCAACAGGACTTAAAGAATGCGTTTATGTGTGTAAAGCACAAGCGGGCGTTAGTACGCTATAA
- the galM gene encoding galactose-1-epimerase produces MLKISRSEKLLQSMCEEVASDGEVAQLFVLKNKQGMQVTLMDIGATWLSCELLVDDDFREILLGVNTFSEHCAQQAYLGATIGRYANRIHKGQFTIGTQQYQLDLNQQGNTLHGGTLGFDKLRWQVKSVSEQEVIFTLLSKDGDQGFPGTLNAQVRYHLSADNSLTIEYQARVDKACPVNLTNHAYFNLDGSCPGQNCLTHKMKINADQYAPVDNSGIPLGVFSKVENSSFDFRAYKNIGADFMADAEQKKVAGYDHSFILNRSSSTLNENVVEVVSSDEKVRLCVSTTQPSVHLYTGNYLSGIVNPAGVEYQNQAGFALEAQFLADAPNHPEWPLGDPILYPGELYQQKTLFSLHF; encoded by the coding sequence ATGTTAAAAATAAGTCGATCAGAAAAATTACTACAAAGCATGTGCGAAGAGGTCGCAAGTGATGGTGAAGTTGCACAACTTTTTGTATTGAAAAATAAGCAGGGAATGCAAGTTACCTTGATGGATATCGGGGCCACTTGGTTGAGTTGTGAATTATTAGTGGATGATGATTTTCGAGAAATATTATTAGGGGTTAATACATTTTCTGAGCATTGCGCTCAACAAGCGTACTTAGGCGCGACCATCGGCCGATATGCCAATCGCATTCATAAAGGTCAATTTACAATTGGCACGCAGCAATATCAGCTGGATCTGAATCAGCAAGGCAACACATTGCATGGTGGCACACTTGGTTTTGATAAATTACGCTGGCAGGTAAAGAGTGTAAGTGAACAAGAGGTTATTTTTACACTGCTTTCAAAAGATGGCGATCAAGGTTTTCCGGGGACACTCAATGCGCAAGTGCGCTATCACTTAAGTGCGGATAATAGTTTAACGATAGAGTACCAAGCGCGCGTCGATAAAGCGTGCCCCGTGAATTTAACCAATCATGCTTATTTTAATTTAGATGGCAGCTGCCCGGGCCAAAATTGTTTAACCCATAAAATGAAAATTAATGCGGATCAATACGCGCCAGTCGATAACAGTGGCATCCCTTTAGGGGTCTTTTCAAAAGTAGAAAATAGCAGTTTTGATTTTAGAGCCTATAAAAATATTGGTGCGGATTTTATGGCAGATGCTGAGCAAAAAAAGGTGGCAGGCTATGATCATAGCTTTATTTTAAATCGCTCTTCTTCAACATTAAATGAAAATGTGGTTGAAGTTGTATCGAGTGATGAAAAAGTCAGGCTCTGTGTGTCGACGACGCAGCCGAGTGTGCATCTTTATACGGGTAATTATTTATCGGGTATTGTGAATCCTGCGGGAGTCGAGTATCAAAATCAAGCGGGGTTTGCACTCGAAGCGCAGTTTTTAGCGGATGCGCCCAATCATCCAGAGTGGCCCTTGGGGGATCCTATCTTATATCCTGGTGAGTTATACCAACAAAAGACGTTATTTAGCTTACATTTTTAA
- a CDS encoding multidrug effflux MFS transporter, which translates to MPTKKHLFKKLPLALAMMIIATGQVGVSIYLPSLPLISQDLNISATNTQFIVTFYLLGFGASQLFYGPFSDAIGRRPVFLLGQGIYLLGTLLCVLSANNFNLLIFGRLLQGLGAGSASVLGRSVIRDSYHGMQLTQAMSYLSVTASILPILAPVVGGWVAFQLGWPAVFSFVLIYLLAIFVLGYFVLPETMPYAVSKFKVLQTLKNYYYLAKNYQVVSAASYNWISYLATLVSISLLPFLLQNGEHLSSAEYGQVMIIPSMGLLIGSLLLNTLNKYFSSLTLILLAACIMLLAGAFLMLTQSSVFTLVTGFTLLAIAQGISFPISISLLLAPHTKQVGAVSAFSGAVQMCLAGTLGAFLIKNLVYDQQRLGLFYIITGLLMVLVLTHGKYRKNKTSTNP; encoded by the coding sequence ATGCCAACAAAAAAGCACCTCTTCAAAAAACTGCCTCTCGCGTTAGCAATGATGATCATTGCAACCGGGCAAGTTGGTGTCAGTATCTACCTACCTTCCCTGCCACTTATCAGCCAAGACTTAAACATATCCGCGACTAACACACAATTTATTGTCACCTTTTATCTCTTAGGCTTTGGTGCCTCGCAACTTTTTTATGGGCCTTTTTCAGATGCTATCGGCCGGCGACCGGTTTTTTTACTTGGACAAGGTATTTATCTACTGGGCACATTGCTTTGTGTTTTAAGTGCAAATAATTTTAACCTATTAATTTTCGGACGTTTACTGCAAGGTTTAGGAGCAGGGAGTGCATCCGTACTTGGACGCAGTGTTATTCGTGATAGTTATCACGGCATGCAACTGACGCAAGCAATGTCTTATCTTTCGGTGACCGCATCAATTTTACCGATTTTAGCCCCCGTTGTAGGCGGCTGGGTTGCTTTTCAATTAGGCTGGCCAGCTGTTTTTTCTTTTGTGCTTATTTATCTTTTGGCTATCTTTGTACTTGGCTATTTTGTTTTACCCGAAACAATGCCTTATGCTGTTAGCAAATTTAAGGTACTACAAACCCTTAAAAATTATTATTATCTCGCAAAAAATTATCAAGTAGTGAGCGCTGCGAGCTACAACTGGATCTCGTATTTGGCTACTTTAGTGTCTATTTCCTTGCTGCCTTTTTTATTACAAAATGGTGAGCATTTAAGTAGCGCAGAGTATGGGCAGGTGATGATAATCCCCTCAATGGGTTTGCTCATTGGCAGTTTATTACTTAATACGTTGAATAAATATTTTTCTTCGTTGACGTTAATTCTTCTTGCGGCCTGCATTATGCTGCTCGCAGGCGCATTTTTAATGCTGACCCAAAGCAGTGTGTTTACCCTTGTTACTGGCTTTACATTACTTGCTATTGCACAAGGGATCAGTTTCCCCATTTCAATAAGCCTATTATTGGCCCCACACACGAAACAAGTGGGCGCGGTGTCGGCTTTTTCTGGGGCGGTGCAGATGTGTCTTGCGGGTACTCTGGGGGCTTTTTTAATAAAAAATTTGGTTTATGATCAACAAAGACTCGGTTTATTTTACATCATTACCGGTCTGTTAATGGTATTGGTCTTAACACATGGTAAGTATCGAAAAAATAAAACATCAACAAACCCATGA
- the rbsA gene encoding ribose ABC transporter ATP-binding protein RbsA, with amino-acid sequence MRQAILSLNNIHKSFPGVKALDNACLNVYAGKVMALLGENGAGKSTLMKVLTGIYQLDSGTICYADKDVNFAGPRDSQLAGISIIHQELNLIAELSIAENIFLGREITHAWGAIDWKSMYAQADALLQRLNINYSSSKLLGELSLGEQQMVEIAKALSFKAKVIIMDEPTDALTETETQSLFKVINELRAEGYGIVYISHRLKEIFEICDDITILRDGKFIAQEKVADIDEDRLIELMVGRKLEEQYPRIAVQHEGICLDVKNLSGEGIENISFTLKEGEILGISGLMGAGRTELMKMIYGALKRQQGELFLHGKKIDPKTPAQALALGIAYISEDRKAEGLILGLSVQENMSLCALELFSKGWQLDHAAEAMAVDDFIKLFNIKTPSRKQIIGHLSGGNQQKVAIAKGLLTRPKVLILDEPTRGVDVGAKKEIYQLINKFKAQGMSIILVSSEMPEVLGMSDRILVMHQGKISGEFSAKDADQEKLMACAIGKNREEISI; translated from the coding sequence ATGAGACAAGCAATACTTTCGTTAAATAATATTCATAAATCATTTCCCGGTGTTAAGGCGCTTGATAACGCCTGTCTAAATGTATATGCCGGAAAGGTAATGGCATTACTCGGTGAGAACGGTGCAGGTAAGTCGACACTCATGAAAGTATTAACCGGCATTTATCAATTAGACAGTGGAACAATTTGTTATGCCGATAAGGACGTTAACTTTGCAGGTCCTCGTGACTCTCAGTTAGCCGGGATCAGCATTATACACCAAGAGTTAAACCTTATTGCAGAGCTCAGTATTGCCGAAAACATTTTTTTAGGCAGAGAAATTACCCATGCATGGGGCGCGATTGATTGGAAAAGCATGTATGCACAGGCAGATGCTTTATTACAACGCTTAAATATTAATTATTCTTCTTCTAAGTTACTGGGAGAGTTAAGTTTAGGCGAGCAACAAATGGTTGAAATAGCTAAAGCGTTATCGTTTAAAGCTAAAGTTATCATTATGGATGAGCCAACAGATGCCTTGACGGAGACGGAAACGCAATCTCTGTTTAAAGTCATCAATGAATTACGCGCTGAGGGTTATGGCATTGTTTATATTTCACATCGTTTAAAAGAGATTTTTGAGATTTGTGATGATATTACGATTTTACGTGATGGTAAGTTTATTGCCCAAGAAAAAGTGGCTGATATTGATGAAGATAGACTGATTGAATTAATGGTAGGGCGTAAATTAGAAGAGCAGTATCCGCGTATTGCAGTGCAACATGAGGGAATTTGTTTAGACGTTAAAAATCTCTCGGGAGAGGGAATTGAAAATATTAGTTTTACCTTAAAAGAAGGTGAAATCCTCGGGATATCGGGGCTTATGGGAGCGGGACGAACCGAACTCATGAAAATGATTTATGGCGCGTTGAAACGTCAACAAGGTGAATTGTTTTTACACGGTAAAAAAATAGATCCAAAAACACCGGCACAAGCATTGGCATTAGGCATTGCGTATATTTCAGAAGATCGTAAAGCGGAAGGCTTGATCTTAGGCTTATCAGTGCAAGAAAATATGTCGCTGTGTGCGCTCGAGCTATTTTCAAAAGGCTGGCAGTTAGATCACGCAGCAGAGGCGATGGCCGTTGATGATTTTATTAAGTTATTTAATATAAAAACGCCAAGTCGCAAGCAAATTATTGGACATTTGTCGGGGGGGAATCAACAAAAAGTGGCTATCGCGAAAGGGCTTTTAACCCGGCCTAAAGTCTTAATATTAGATGAGCCAACGCGGGGCGTTGATGTGGGAGCCAAAAAAGAAATATACCAATTGATCAATAAATTTAAAGCACAAGGGATGAGCATTATTTTAGTCTCATCAGAAATGCCCGAAGTATTGGGAATGAGTGACCGTATTTTAGTGATGCACCAAGGAAAAATCAGTGGTGAATTTAGCGCGAAAGATGCAGATCAAGAAAAACTAATGGCTTGTGCTATTGGTAAAAACAGGGAGGAAATAAGCATATGA
- the rbsK gene encoding ribokinase: MHKLVVLGSVNADHVLCVPSFPRPGETLHGHSYAVIPGGKGANQAVAAARSGANVSFIACVGDDPFGLNIRQSFASDNINVDAVMIEKDCPTGIAMIQVADTGENSICISAEANARLDVNKIRPHQALIEQADMLLMQLETPLEGVLWAAGIAQKSSTKVVLNPAPAIALKDELLALIDIITPNETEVEILTGIAVNDAASAQKAASYLHVKGIGTVLITLGKEGVWLSDKKTTQQIKGFIVKAIDTTAAGDTFNGALLARLLEGETLKDAIYFAHAAAAITVTGKGAQTSIPSRAQIDAFLLLHQPIAD; the protein is encoded by the coding sequence ATGCATAAATTAGTAGTATTAGGCAGCGTCAATGCGGATCATGTACTTTGTGTTCCCTCTTTCCCTCGCCCGGGTGAGACGTTACATGGGCATAGTTATGCGGTTATCCCTGGAGGTAAAGGTGCAAATCAAGCGGTAGCTGCTGCTCGCTCGGGGGCTAATGTTAGTTTTATTGCTTGTGTAGGAGATGATCCCTTTGGACTTAATATCCGTCAAAGTTTTGCCTCTGATAATATTAATGTTGATGCGGTGATGATTGAAAAAGATTGCCCTACGGGTATCGCAATGATCCAAGTGGCCGATACCGGTGAAAATAGTATTTGTATTTCAGCAGAGGCAAATGCGCGTTTAGATGTTAATAAGATTCGTCCGCATCAAGCCTTAATAGAGCAAGCAGACATGCTACTCATGCAGTTAGAGACGCCCCTTGAAGGCGTTCTTTGGGCAGCCGGCATTGCGCAAAAATCTTCAACCAAAGTGGTCTTAAATCCGGCGCCCGCCATCGCATTAAAAGACGAATTATTAGCGCTTATTGATATCATCACTCCCAATGAAACGGAAGTTGAAATATTAACCGGTATTGCGGTGAATGATGCAGCCTCTGCGCAAAAAGCGGCAAGCTACTTACATGTGAAAGGGATAGGCACTGTGCTCATCACTTTAGGTAAAGAAGGTGTTTGGTTAAGTGATAAAAAAACAACACAACAAATTAAAGGCTTTATCGTAAAAGCCATTGATACTACGGCAGCTGGCGATACTTTTAATGGCGCATTACTGGCGCGCTTACTCGAAGGCGAAACATTAAAAGACGCGATTTATTTTGCACATGCAGCAGCTGCTATCACGGTGACGGGCAAGGGCGCACAAACGTCTATTCCTTCGCGCGCACAGATAGATGCGTTTTTACTCTTACATCAACCTATTGCAGATTAA
- the rbsC gene encoding ribose ABC transporter permease, producing the protein MNEQQLGKEVKHKRRCGLSKAWLIEQKSLIALILLIVIVSFLNEYFFTLNNILNILRQTSVIAILAAGMTLVILTAGIDLSVGSILALCGAFSATMIGLEISVFIAVPVSLFAGLVLGSMTGMIIAKGKVQAFIATLVTMTLLRGVTMVYTDGRPISTGFTDVADVFSLFGTGYFLSIPIPVWLMALVFLSIWYLLNHTRFGRYIYALGGNESATQLSGINVAKVKVGVYAICGLLAALAGIIITSRLSSAQPTAGMGYELDAIAAVVLGGTSLAGGKGRIMGTLVGALIIGVLNNALNLLDVSSYYQMIVKAVVILLAVLVDNKEK; encoded by the coding sequence ATGAATGAGCAACAATTAGGTAAAGAAGTAAAACATAAAAGAAGATGTGGTCTGAGTAAAGCGTGGCTAATTGAACAAAAATCATTGATAGCCCTTATTTTATTGATAGTGATCGTGTCTTTTTTAAATGAATATTTTTTTACACTCAATAATATTTTGAATATTCTTCGTCAAACCTCTGTCATCGCTATTCTCGCAGCCGGCATGACGTTAGTTATTTTAACCGCGGGCATAGATTTAAGTGTTGGCTCTATTTTAGCATTGTGTGGCGCATTCTCAGCAACGATGATAGGGCTTGAAATATCTGTTTTCATTGCGGTTCCTGTCTCTCTTTTTGCAGGTTTAGTACTTGGATCGATGACCGGGATGATCATTGCTAAAGGCAAAGTACAAGCCTTTATTGCAACGTTAGTGACGATGACCTTATTACGAGGCGTCACTATGGTGTATACCGATGGACGTCCTATTTCAACAGGATTTACGGATGTAGCTGACGTGTTTTCATTGTTTGGTACGGGTTACTTCCTATCGATCCCAATCCCTGTTTGGTTGATGGCTTTGGTTTTTTTAAGTATTTGGTATTTACTAAACCACACCCGCTTCGGCCGTTATATTTATGCGTTAGGCGGTAATGAATCTGCCACGCAGTTATCCGGTATCAATGTTGCCAAAGTAAAAGTAGGGGTTTATGCCATTTGTGGGTTATTGGCAGCCTTAGCGGGCATTATTATTACTTCACGACTTTCATCTGCACAACCGACAGCAGGGATGGGCTATGAATTAGATGCTATTGCTGCCGTCGTGTTAGGGGGTACAAGTTTAGCAGGAGGTAAGGGACGCATCATGGGCACCTTAGTTGGCGCACTGATTATTGGCGTATTAAATAATGCGCTGAATTTACTCGATGTGTCATCTTATTACCAAATGATTGTTAAAGCGGTGGTCATATTATTAGCCGTGTTGGTCGACAATAAAGAAAAATAA
- the rbsD gene encoding D-ribose pyranase has protein sequence MKKTALLNPELSYLIASLGHFDEVTVCDAGLPIPSTTQRIDLALTHGVPAFITTVQVLLSEMQITGVLLASEFKTVSPQLHQALLDLLAEHENVDVQYISHENFKLRTAKSKAVVRTGECTAYANVIFQSGVVF, from the coding sequence ATGAAAAAAACCGCGCTTTTAAACCCTGAACTATCCTATTTGATAGCGTCGCTCGGACATTTTGATGAGGTGACAGTCTGTGATGCAGGTTTACCTATTCCAAGTACGACGCAACGTATTGATTTAGCATTAACACATGGTGTGCCCGCGTTTATAACGACGGTACAGGTTTTATTAAGTGAAATGCAGATCACCGGTGTGTTATTGGCGAGTGAGTTTAAAACGGTGAGCCCACAATTACATCAGGCATTATTAGATTTATTGGCTGAGCATGAAAATGTCGATGTGCAGTACATAAGTCATGAAAATTTCAAGTTACGTACGGCTAAGAGTAAAGCCGTTGTGCGCACCGGAGAATGCACCGCTTATGCGAATGTCATTTTCCAATCTGGCGTGGTGTTTTAA
- the rbsB gene encoding ribose ABC transporter substrate-binding protein RbsB, giving the protein MKTITTLVAAAVISASFSATVMAQDTLALVVSTLNNPFFVSMKEGAEKKASELGYKIIVLDSQNDPSKELANVEDLVVRGVQAILINPTDSDAVSNAIRVANRANIPVITLDRGASRGEVVSHIASDNVAGGALAGKYISDKLGENVKVIQLEGIAGTSAARERGEGFMQAVKSENMQLLASQPADFDRTKGLNVMENLLASKPDVQAVFAQNDEMALGAVRAVQASGKDIMIVGFDGTQDGLAAVKRGLLSATIAQQPALIGEIGVSTAVAVLAGKSVEKNIPVALMMVVK; this is encoded by the coding sequence ATGAAAACAATTACAACTTTAGTGGCTGCAGCGGTTATTTCAGCATCTTTCTCGGCGACGGTAATGGCGCAAGATACGCTTGCACTGGTTGTGTCGACATTGAACAATCCATTTTTTGTGAGCATGAAAGAGGGCGCAGAGAAAAAAGCGTCTGAACTCGGTTATAAAATAATTGTATTGGACTCGCAAAACGATCCAAGTAAAGAGCTTGCTAACGTAGAAGATCTTGTGGTGCGCGGTGTACAAGCTATTTTAATTAACCCAACAGACTCCGATGCTGTGTCGAATGCAATACGCGTTGCAAATCGCGCTAACATTCCGGTTATTACCTTAGATAGAGGCGCGTCTCGTGGTGAGGTTGTGAGCCATATTGCTTCAGATAATGTGGCTGGTGGCGCATTAGCGGGTAAATATATTAGTGATAAATTGGGTGAAAATGTGAAAGTTATCCAGCTTGAAGGTATTGCGGGGACGTCTGCTGCTCGTGAGCGTGGTGAAGGTTTTATGCAAGCTGTTAAAAGTGAAAATATGCAGCTATTGGCAAGCCAACCTGCTGACTTTGATCGCACAAAAGGCTTAAACGTAATGGAAAACCTTTTAGCATCGAAACCAGATGTACAAGCGGTGTTTGCACAAAACGATGAAATGGCATTGGGTGCAGTGCGCGCAGTACAAGCGTCAGGTAAAGATATTATGATAGTCGGCTTTGATGGAACCCAAGATGGTTTGGCTGCGGTTAAACGTGGTTTACTCAGTGCAACGATTGCCCAGCAACCGGCTTTAATTGGTGAAATTGGCGTGAGTACTGCCGTTGCTGTATTAGCGGGTAAAAGTGTAGAAAAAAATATCCCAGTGGCTTTAATGATGGTTGTTAAATAA
- the galT gene encoding galactose-1-phosphate uridylyltransferase — translation MTNITFDPTEHAHRRYNPLTGQWILVSPHRAKRPWSGQDETPSIETLPHYVEDCFLCPSNKRISGEINPDYKGTYIFTNDFGALMPISPDAPKSNDCLFQSQGVRGLSRVICYSPDHSKTLPELSLASIGTLIDTWNAQIESLGKDYIWVQAFENKGTTMGCSQPHPHGQIWANNFLPNEVERKDKLLQAYYDEKGTSLLVDYVKAELQHKKRIVVETEHWVALVPYWAAWPFETMLLPKTHIRRMSELTPAQRDDLGVALKKLTCRYDNLFQCSFPYSMGWHYAPFFEQGKDIEHWQLHALFYPPLLRSASVRKFMVGYEMLAESQRDLTAEQAAQKLRDVSDIHYKDTSPK, via the coding sequence ATGACTAATATCACCTTTGATCCTACTGAGCATGCTCATCGTCGCTATAACCCATTAACAGGGCAGTGGATTTTAGTTTCACCGCATAGAGCAAAACGTCCTTGGAGTGGTCAAGATGAAACGCCGAGTATCGAAACATTACCCCATTATGTTGAAGATTGTTTTTTATGCCCAAGCAATAAACGTATTTCTGGGGAAATAAATCCAGATTATAAAGGGACGTATATATTTACCAATGATTTTGGCGCATTGATGCCAATCTCTCCTGATGCGCCTAAATCAAATGATTGTTTATTTCAGTCTCAAGGTGTTCGCGGTTTAAGCCGGGTAATTTGTTATTCACCGGATCATTCTAAAACGCTTCCAGAGCTTTCATTGGCAAGTATTGGTACGTTGATCGATACATGGAATGCGCAAATTGAGAGTTTAGGAAAAGACTATATCTGGGTACAAGCTTTTGAAAATAAAGGCACAACAATGGGCTGTTCGCAACCTCATCCGCATGGTCAAATATGGGCAAATAATTTTTTACCCAATGAAGTTGAGCGTAAGGATAAGCTACTACAGGCTTATTATGATGAAAAAGGCACGAGCCTTTTAGTCGATTACGTGAAAGCTGAATTACAACATAAAAAACGGATAGTCGTTGAAACTGAGCATTGGGTTGCACTTGTTCCTTATTGGGCGGCTTGGCCATTTGAAACCATGCTCTTACCTAAAACACATATTAGGCGCATGAGTGAGCTAACGCCGGCGCAGCGTGATGATCTTGGCGTTGCACTTAAAAAGCTTACGTGTCGTTATGATAATTTATTTCAATGTTCATTCCCTTATTCGATGGGCTGGCATTACGCGCCATTTTTTGAACAAGGTAAAGATATTGAGCATTGGCAGTTACATGCCTTATTTTATCCCCCTTTACTGCGCTCTGCGAGTGTTCGAAAATTTATGGTGGGTTATGAAATGTTGGCGGAAAGCCAGCGCGACCTTACAGCTGAGCAAGCGGCTCAAAAGCTACGAGATGTCAGTGATATTCACTATAAAGACACATCCCCTAAATGA